DNA from Salinispora arenicola:
TACTTCGGGCGCTGGCAAGGGCTCCAGCTCACCGAGGCGGCTGAGCGATACCCGGACGAGTACGCCCGCTGGCGGGCCGGTGACCCGGACCCGGGAGCAGGTATCGAGACCTTGGACGACCTCGGCAAGCGGCTGGGTTCCGCGCTCCAGGAAGCCGCCGACACGGTTCCCGGCGGCACGGTGGTGGTCGCCACCCACGGTGGGGCCGCACGGCAGGGCATCGGCCAGCTCCTCGGCTGGGAGCCCGCCGTGCTGCGCACGGTCGACTCCCTGCGGAACTGCCACTGGACGGAGCTGTGGCACGACGACGTGCGAGGTTGGCACCTGCGAGCCCACAACGTCGGGCCCAGCTAGTCTCCGCGGACATGGTGCCGCTCGCACTCGACGGCCGACGCCGCTGGTAACGACGATCTGACGCCGCTTGTAACGAACGATCCACGGCAAGGCCGGGCGACGTCACGGTCTACCTTCAGTATTCGGTGGGTCTGGATCCGGATGTCTGTCGCCGGTGTCTGGTTGATGTCTGTGTGGGGTGTGGTCGGGGGCATGGTGGTGGTGGAATCTCGGCGGGTGTCGGGGCGTTATACCGTGCGTACGGCCGAGGAGGCGGCCCGCTTGTGGGTGGGTGTCGCCGGTGCGTGGGCCCCGCCGGGAATGGTGGCGGCCCGTCGGTCGTTACACAGGGACCCGGCGCCGTGTGAGCCCCTGACCCCCGGGGCCGCGGTTGCCTCAGGGATCATCTTCTTCTCTTCTTGATTCTGTTTCCTTGTTCTGTTGAGCGCCGGACGGTGCTTGCACCCCGTGTGTTCCCGAACCCCCCTTTTTCGGGTGCGCGTGCGTGGGTGTCGACCCCCGAATGGAGCAGTCATGAACACGATTCTGCGTCGTAGCGTCCTCGGTGTCGCTGGTCTGGCCCTGTCCACCGGTGTCGTCGCCGGCCCCCTGGCCACGTTCACCGACACCACTCCCGCGCCGGCTTCGGCCGCGGCGGTGCAGGTGGCGAAGCCGGACATGGACACGTTGATCCCGCACGGCACTCAGGGCGAGCAGTCGCGTATCAGCCTGGGTGACGAGCAGACCGCGAACGTGAAGGCCATCATCGAGGCCACGAAGAAGGCCGGCATGGACGAGCGTGCCGCCGTCGTGGCGATCGCCACCAGCCTGCAGGAGTCGAAGCTGGAGAACCTGGGACACCTGGGTGACCGCAACGACCACGACTCGCAGGGCCTGTTCCAGCAACGCCCGTCCTCCGGGTGGGGCACCGTGGAGCAGATCACCGACCCCGAATACTCCACTACCGCCTTCCTGAAGGGTCTGAAGCAGGTCGAGGGCTGGCAGGACATGCCCCTGACCAAGGCCGCCCAGACGGTGCAGGTGTCGGCATACCCGTTCCACTACGCCCAGTGGGAAACCCAAGCCGCCGACCTCGTCGCCGAGCACTGGACCAGCTGACCCACCGCATATACGAGCTAACCCTCACAGGGGAACAAGCTGTTGGCCGGCACCCGACACGGGTGCCGGCCAACAGCGTCTTCTTCGGCAACACGAACCGGGCCGGTTCCAGCTGGCAAGTTTCGTCGGTCGCGGGGGCGTCGGACAGCTGGACTGCCTGGCTGTCGCCCGCGTGGTGTGGCCTCGGCGGAGTCGGTCCGGATCGGCTAGCGTTCCGGCATGCCCGTCGCGGTCGTCACCGACTCCACCGCCTATCTGCCCGCTAAGCTGATGGCCATTCATCGGCTAACGGTGGTGCCCCTGACCGTCGTGCTCAACGGAGCGGAAGGGTTGGAGGGCGTGGAGTCCTTCCCGGCCGACGCCACCCGGGCACTGAACGGTCGCCGAGTGTCGGTCAGCACCTCGCGGCCGGCCCCCGCGCAGTTCGTGCGCACGTACCGTCGGCTCCTTGATGGAGGCGCTGACGGCATCGTCTCGGTGCACCTCTCCGCGGAACTCTCCGGCACCGTCGAGTCCGCGCGCCTGGCCGCTGCGGATTTCGGTGGCCGAGTGGCTGTGGTGGACAGCCGTTCCTGCGGTATGGGCACCGGGTTCCCCGCGGTGGCCGCTGCGGAGGCCGCCGCGGCCGGTGTCAACCTGACGGATGTACGCGATGCCGCGCAGCGGGCCGTGGCACGGACCACCATCTATTTCTACGTCGACACGCTGGAGTTTCTCCGCCGGGGTGGCCGGATCAACGCCGCCTCGGCGTTGCTCGGCACCGCCCTCTCCGTGAAGCCGATCATGTACATGCCGGACGGCGCGATCGTCCTCCGGGACCGGGTGCGTACCGTCAGCCGGGGCGTTGCCCGACTGGTGGACCTTGCTGTCGAGGCCGCCGGCGAAGCCGACGTCGACCTGGCTCTGCATCACCTCGCCGCGCCGCAACGTGCGGAGGCACTTCGGGTGGCGCTGGCCGTGCGGCTGGGGGATCGCCTGCGGGATACGTATGTTTCCGAGGCCGGCGCGGTGGTGGCCGCGCACGCGGGGCCAGGCCTGGCCGGCGTGGTCGTGCACCGCCGCCCGGATGAAGGTGGCTGACCCAACTGCTGTTCGACCCGGAGGCCGTCACCCGACCAGGATGGGGCTGTCCGAGCACGCGCGATAGCACAGTGAGGACATGATCGGACTGTTGTCCACAGGGCGTGTGCCTGTCCACAGCAGCGCCTCGGGTGGGTGTGGTCCATCCGCCGGTCGACCTAGCCTCGCGCGGTGTCAGACGACGAGGAGACGGTGGTCCGGGACCGCCTGCACCGGGTGCTACCGGTAGAAGACGAGTTGGCCGGCGCCGGCCGGGCGGTGCCCGAGACCCAGGCGGTGGTGACGCGACGCGAGGCGCTGAGCAGTCCGCGACCCCACCCACTGGACGGGTCGGACGACGGCGCGGCGTCATCCGTTCCGCCGGCTGGCGAGCCGTCAAGCCGGGTGCTGCCAGGACCGGGAGCGTTCGACCCGGGGCGGCGCGGTGTGCGGGCACTGGCCGTCGTCGCCGTGCTGGTAGTGCTCGGGGCCGGCTTCTGGGCGTGGCAGTCCCGACCGCAGGTCGAGCAGGTCGCGCCGGTCACGGAGGCGGGACCGGTCGCCCCGTCCGTGTCCGGTGGGCCGACGGCGACGCCGGGTGGTGAGCTGGTGGTGGCGGTCGCCGGTAAGGTCCGCCGGCCGGGACTGGTCCGGGTGTCGGCGGGCGCGCGGGTCGCTGACGCGGTGCAGGCGGCCGGTGGGGCGCTGCCCGGCGTCGATGTGGCGCTGTTCAACCCAGCCCGAAAGGTAGTTGACGGGGAACTCATCCTGGTCGGCGTCCCCACGCCGCCGGGAGCGGCCCCCGTGGCCGCCGGCGGGGAGGCGACAGCGGCGACCGGAGGCAAGGTCAACCTGAACACCGCCACCCTGGCGCAGCTCGACACGCTGCCCGGAGTCGGCCCGGTGCTGGCGCAGCGCATCCTCGCCCACCGCCAGCAGCACGGCGGCTTCCGTTCGGTGAGCGACCTGCGCCAGGTCGGCGGTATCGGCGACACCCGATACGAGCAGCTCAAGGATCTGGTGACGGTGTGAGTAACGGGCAGCCGATGCGTTCCGGTCGCCGGGCAGTTCCGCCGCGCAGGGGTGGCGCACATGACCCACCGGACTTGCGGCTGGCCGGCTTGGCCCTCGCCGCGTGGCTCGCCGCGTTGGCCGGGCTGCATTTGCCCGCCAGTTCCTCTTTGCTTGTTGCCGCGATCGCCGCCGGGCTGGCTGGCCTGGGCGGGCTGTACCTGCTTGGACTGCTGGGCCGTCCACTCGCATCCGTCCGTCCGTACGGCTGGACGGCCATCGCCATCTTGCTTGGCGTGGTCTGCGGGGCGAGCGTCACCGCAGCTCGGGTGACCGTGCGGGATGCCACACCGGTGCGCGCCCTGGTGGAGGCACGGGCCACCGTCGCCGCCGACCTGGTTGTCCGAGACGACCCCCGGTTGGTGCGCACCGCTTCCGGGAGACCCGCCATGTTCCTGGTGGCAACGGAGTCGACTCGAGTCACCGGGCCCGGCGGGCGTCGGGTCGAGGCGCGGGCCCGGATGCTGGTCCTCGCCACCGACCCAGCCTGGCGGTACCTGCTGCCGGGGCAGCGACTGACCGCCGAGGGTCGGCTCGCCGCTCCGCGGGGCGGCGACCTCACCGCCGCGGTCCTCTGGTCGACCCGGGCCCCGGTACCGCACGGGCCGCCACCGGGCTTTCAGCACGCCGCCGGCACGCTCCGCGCCGGGCTTCAGGAAGCCTGCGAACCACTACCGGACGAGCAGGGCGGCCTGCTACCCGGTCTGGTGGTGGGCGATACGAGTCGGTTGCCCGATGCGGTGCGGGAGGATTTCCTCGCCACGGGCATGACCCACCTGATGGCGGTCTCCGGATCCAACGTCGCGATCATCGTGGGCGCCGTGCTGCTTCTCGCCCGCTGGGGGCGGGCCGGTCCCTGGCTCGCCGCCGGGCTCAGCGTGGTCGCACTGGCAGGATTCGTGATCTTGGTTCGTCCGTCGCCGAGCGTCGTGCGGGCGGCCACCATGGGAGCGATCGGGCTCGCCGCGCTCGCCGTCGGACGGCCGCGTGCGGCGTTGCCGGCCCTGGCCGCGGCGGTCACCGCACTCGTGCTGTTCGATCCCGAGCTTGCCGGGGACGTCGGCTTCGCCCTTTCCGTTCTCGCCACCGGCGGGTTGCTGCTGCTCGCCCCGCGCTGGCGGGACGCGTTGCGGCGCCGCCGGGTGCCTGCGGGGGTCGCCGAGGCACTTGCCGTGCCCGCCGCCGCGCAACTCGCCTGCGCGCCGGTCGTCGCGGGGATCTCGGGCACGGTCAGCCTGGTCGCGGTCCCGGCGAACCTGTTGGCGGTGCCAGCGATCGCGCCTGCAACGGTGCTCGGCGTCGTGGCGGCGGCGCTGTCGCCCCTCTGGCCGGCGGGCGCTGGATTTCTGGCCTGGCTGGCCAGTTGGCCGGCATGGTGGCTGGTCGCCGTGGCGCATCATGGGGCACGGGTGCCGGCGGGCGCACTACCCTGGCCGGACGGCGTCGCTGGCGCGTTGTTGCTGACCGGGTTGACTCTGGCCCTGCTGGTGGCTGCCCGTCGCCGAGTGGTGCGCCGACTTGTGGCGGTGACCGCCGTGGCGGCCGTGCTCGGCGCGTTGCCGGTGCGGCTGGTGGCCTCCGGCTGGCCACCGGTGGGTTGGGTGGCCGTGGCATGCGCGGTCGGTCAGGGCGATGCGATTGTCCTGTCCGCCGGTCCGGGACGGGCCGTGGTGGTGGACGCCGGGCCGGAGCCGGGGGTTGTGGACCGCTGCCTGCGTCGAATCGGTGTCCGGGAGGTGCCGCTGCTGATAGTCAGCCACTTCCATCACGACCACGTTGGTGGGGTGGCGGGCGTGTTCCGGGGGCGGCGGGTCACGACCGTGCTCGCTCCGCCGTGGCCGGAGCCGGAGCACGGTCGTGATCTGGTCCGCGTCACGGCTGCGGCGGGCTCCGCCGATGTGATCTCCGCCCCGGCCGGCTGGGGCTACCGAACCGGTGGAGTGGAGCTGACCGTCATCGGCCCACCAACTTCGCTGCGGGGCACCCGCTCCGACCCGAACAACAACTCGCTCGTCCTGCTGGCCACGGTCAGCGGGTGCGGATCCTGCTTACCGGTGACGCCGAGGCCGAGGAACAGCGCGCCCTGCTCGACCGCCCACCGGCCGGCGGGCTCCGCGCGCACGTGCTGAAGGTCGCCCACCACGGCTCGGCATACCAGGACTCCGCCTTCCTCGACGTGGTCCGCCCGCTG
Protein-coding regions in this window:
- a CDS encoding histidine phosphatase family protein, whose protein sequence is MTRLVVWRHGNTDWNASGRVQGQTDISLNDLGQEQAQAAARLLAGLRPDAIVASDLRRAADTAAALAALTSLPVRTDVRLRERYFGRWQGLQLTEAAERYPDEYARWRAGDPDPGAGIETLDDLGKRLGSALQEAADTVPGGTVVVATHGGAARQGIGQLLGWEPAVLRTVDSLRNCHWTELWHDDVRGWHLRAHNVGPS
- a CDS encoding DegV family protein; this encodes MPVAVVTDSTAYLPAKLMAIHRLTVVPLTVVLNGAEGLEGVESFPADATRALNGRRVSVSTSRPAPAQFVRTYRRLLDGGADGIVSVHLSAELSGTVESARLAAADFGGRVAVVDSRSCGMGTGFPAVAAAEAAAAGVNLTDVRDAAQRAVARTTIYFYVDTLEFLRRGGRINAASALLGTALSVKPIMYMPDGAIVLRDRVRTVSRGVARLVDLAVEAAGEADVDLALHHLAAPQRAEALRVALAVRLGDRLRDTYVSEAGAVVAAHAGPGLAGVVVHRRPDEGG
- a CDS encoding ComEA family DNA-binding protein; protein product: MSDDEETVVRDRLHRVLPVEDELAGAGRAVPETQAVVTRREALSSPRPHPLDGSDDGAASSVPPAGEPSSRVLPGPGAFDPGRRGVRALAVVAVLVVLGAGFWAWQSRPQVEQVAPVTEAGPVAPSVSGGPTATPGGELVVAVAGKVRRPGLVRVSAGARVADAVQAAGGALPGVDVALFNPARKVVDGELILVGVPTPPGAAPVAAGGEATAATGGKVNLNTATLAQLDTLPGVGPVLAQRILAHRQQHGGFRSVSDLRQVGGIGDTRYEQLKDLVTV